The Candidatus Zixiibacteriota bacterium genome includes a window with the following:
- the pbpC gene encoding penicillin-binding protein 1C, with the protein MKYRRLLWSTGAFLLLSIVLDLWVFPLPVEKLHRPAATFVYSREGRMLSCFTSSDRFWRRPVPLKEISPRLIEAVLCMEDRWFYYHPGVNPVALAQAAVDNLRAGHIKRGGSTITMQIARMIEPKERTYASKAIEILRALQLELHYSKDELLELYFNLAPYGGNIEGVGAATYFYFEKEPSRLSWSEAAILTAIPASPTRFRPDRDRELCRNRRDRVLETLHAEGVIDDDLYASALEETLPQERVTPPASAPHYSQWVSQKYRSHSTVRSTLNHDIQTMCEQLVGRHHARLAPLDINNLAVVVLDNRRHDLLAMVGSADFTDEPHSGQINGALAKRSPGSALKPFVYALGLEQGLISPSQQIEDIPVNYSGYQPDNYDEQFHGLVTVRDALVNSYNVPAVNLTSRIGLKNFYDMLRSGGLTTIDRKPEEYGLPLVLGACEVQLLDLTNLYATVASSGYYRPVSDTIGAMPSDTGRQLLSEQVCYVLSDLLSGLKRPDLPTAWESTADMPRVAWKTGTSYGRKDAWSIGYNPRFTVGVWAGNFDGAGSADIVGAAIATPLMIEIFHELVGQKAEEWFAMPKGVGMRRVCALSGKLPGPFCSETREELYIEGVSPIERCDLHQRILVDRSTGYRHCAACSDGYDLVDSIVVVYPSKTAGWLALNGIATSLPEHNPKCRTMLQGDAPVIVSPEDNASYEIASEIPRDYQQILLQASVQNCRSRLHWFLNGEHYRTVPSGQRLFYPPQPGSYRLTCVDDQGRASSVRFSVK; encoded by the coding sequence ATGAAATACAGAAGGCTGCTCTGGTCGACGGGAGCGTTCCTGCTCCTGTCGATCGTGCTCGACCTTTGGGTGTTTCCGCTGCCGGTTGAAAAGCTCCATCGTCCGGCTGCTACCTTCGTGTACAGTCGCGAGGGTCGGATGCTGTCCTGTTTTACCTCATCCGACAGGTTCTGGCGTCGACCGGTGCCTCTGAAGGAAATCTCTCCCCGTTTGATAGAGGCAGTCCTTTGTATGGAAGATCGCTGGTTCTACTACCATCCCGGTGTGAATCCGGTAGCTTTGGCGCAGGCGGCGGTCGACAACCTCCGTGCGGGGCATATCAAACGAGGCGGATCGACCATCACCATGCAGATCGCCCGGATGATCGAACCCAAGGAGCGCACTTACGCCTCCAAAGCGATTGAGATTCTCCGCGCCTTGCAATTGGAGTTGCATTATTCCAAGGATGAACTGCTGGAGCTGTATTTCAATCTCGCTCCGTACGGCGGGAATATCGAGGGAGTCGGCGCCGCAACTTATTTCTATTTCGAGAAAGAACCGAGTCGACTCTCCTGGTCGGAAGCGGCGATTCTTACTGCCATTCCAGCTTCGCCGACCCGATTCCGCCCCGATCGCGATCGGGAGCTTTGTCGTAATCGTCGTGATCGGGTTCTCGAAACACTACATGCGGAGGGAGTGATTGACGACGACCTGTACGCCTCAGCACTTGAGGAAACATTGCCGCAAGAGCGCGTAACCCCGCCTGCGAGCGCTCCTCATTACAGCCAGTGGGTTTCACAGAAATACCGTTCGCATTCGACCGTACGCTCCACTTTGAACCACGACATCCAGACCATGTGCGAGCAGCTTGTCGGGCGGCATCATGCTCGTCTGGCGCCGCTCGATATCAACAACCTGGCCGTAGTGGTGCTGGATAACCGTCGCCATGATCTGCTCGCGATGGTCGGTTCGGCTGATTTCACCGATGAACCTCATTCCGGGCAAATTAACGGCGCATTGGCGAAACGCTCTCCCGGTTCGGCGCTTAAGCCGTTCGTTTATGCGCTCGGACTCGAACAGGGACTTATTTCACCGAGCCAGCAGATCGAGGATATCCCGGTTAACTACAGCGGCTATCAACCGGACAATTACGACGAACAGTTCCACGGCCTGGTAACGGTGCGCGATGCGCTGGTCAATTCGTACAACGTGCCGGCCGTCAACCTGACCTCCAGGATCGGGCTTAAGAATTTCTACGACATGCTTCGCTCCGGAGGCTTGACGACGATCGATCGCAAACCCGAGGAATACGGCCTCCCGCTCGTGCTGGGAGCATGCGAGGTGCAACTGCTCGACTTGACCAACCTTTACGCCACGGTTGCCTCTTCCGGGTATTATCGACCCGTCTCCGATACGATCGGTGCGATGCCCTCCGACACAGGCCGTCAGCTTTTATCGGAGCAGGTCTGTTACGTTCTGAGCGATCTGCTTAGCGGTCTGAAACGGCCGGACCTGCCGACTGCCTGGGAATCTACCGCCGACATGCCGCGTGTGGCCTGGAAAACCGGGACATCGTACGGCCGCAAGGATGCCTGGTCAATCGGGTACAATCCACGTTTCACGGTGGGAGTCTGGGCCGGGAATTTTGACGGCGCCGGTTCGGCCGACATCGTGGGGGCGGCTATTGCCACACCGCTTATGATTGAGATTTTTCACGAGCTGGTCGGACAGAAAGCCGAGGAATGGTTCGCGATGCCGAAAGGTGTCGGTATGCGACGCGTCTGCGCTCTCAGCGGTAAATTGCCGGGGCCGTTCTGCTCGGAAACACGTGAAGAATTATATATCGAGGGGGTTTCACCGATCGAGCGCTGCGATCTTCATCAACGCATTCTCGTTGACCGCAGCACCGGCTATCGCCATTGTGCCGCATGCAGCGACGGGTATGACCTGGTGGATTCGATTGTGGTGGTTTATCCCTCTAAAACCGCCGGCTGGCTGGCTCTCAACGGTATTGCCACCAGCCTGCCCGAGCACAATCCGAAATGCCGCACGATGCTGCAGGGGGATGCTCCGGTGATCGTATCACCCGAGGACAACGCCTCGTATGAAATCGCATCGGAAATACCGCGCGACTATCAGCAAATCCTGCTGCAGGCTTCGGTCCAGAATTGCCGGAGTCGCCTGCACTGGTTTCTGAACGGGGAACATTATCGCACCGTTCCGTCCGGACAACGGCTGTTTTATCCACCCCAACCTGGATCATACCGACTGACCTGCGTGGATGACCAGGGCCGGGCGAGCTCGGTACGATTCTCGGTTAAGTAG
- a CDS encoding DegT/DnrJ/EryC1/StrS aminotransferase family protein, producing the protein MSYKTSSKTTQMNKIPITKPSFDAAEEQAVIDVLRSGWVVQGPRVAEFEKLFAAFTGATHAIAVTSCTAALHLALLAAGIKPGDEVLLPSLTYVATANAIEYCGARPVLVDVDLRTFTIDPEQVVATLDQSPNGPIRCMIPVSLFGLCVDYESLQAVAAGFGLTLVEDAACGFGARRRGHHAGSEALMGCLSLHPRKAITTGEGGMIVTDDSDLAASLRSLRNHGAAVTDLQRHHTVGGSLLPEHDRLGYNYRMTDLQGAIGVAQMHKAEGIIAERRRLARRYNELLAECECLTPPLQPEGYEHAYQSYVCMYGLKRLDIDDREGIDWTVAEQLNRERNILMTELEEEGISVRQGTHAVHTLAWYRERYRYDDRDFPMALLADRLSITLPLFFGMTEEEQVRVVETVCDLCTW; encoded by the coding sequence ATGTCGTACAAGACCAGTTCCAAAACGACCCAAATGAATAAAATACCGATAACGAAACCGTCGTTCGATGCCGCTGAAGAACAAGCGGTGATAGATGTCCTCCGCAGCGGCTGGGTCGTCCAGGGACCGCGTGTAGCCGAGTTCGAAAAGTTGTTTGCCGCCTTTACCGGAGCGACACATGCCATTGCCGTTACTTCCTGTACCGCCGCTTTGCATCTTGCCCTGCTGGCGGCCGGAATTAAGCCGGGTGACGAGGTGCTGCTCCCGTCGTTGACCTATGTCGCTACGGCAAACGCTATCGAATACTGTGGAGCACGCCCGGTGCTGGTCGATGTCGATCTGCGCACTTTCACGATCGATCCGGAGCAGGTTGTGGCCACCCTGGATCAGTCTCCCAACGGACCGATCCGCTGCATGATTCCGGTATCGCTGTTCGGCCTGTGTGTCGATTACGAATCGTTACAGGCTGTTGCGGCCGGTTTTGGCTTGACCCTGGTCGAGGATGCCGCCTGTGGTTTCGGAGCCCGCCGACGGGGACATCATGCCGGGTCCGAAGCGCTCATGGGTTGTCTCAGTCTACACCCGCGCAAGGCAATTACTACCGGTGAAGGCGGTATGATCGTTACCGATGATTCCGATCTGGCGGCATCGTTGCGTTCGCTGCGCAATCACGGCGCCGCCGTGACCGATCTCCAGCGCCATCATACGGTCGGAGGCTCGCTGTTGCCGGAGCACGACCGTCTCGGTTATAACTATCGCATGACCGATCTGCAGGGAGCGATCGGCGTGGCGCAGATGCACAAAGCCGAAGGCATTATCGCGGAACGCCGCCGTCTGGCCCGCCGTTACAATGAACTCCTGGCCGAATGTGAATGTCTCACCCCGCCGTTACAGCCCGAAGGCTACGAGCATGCTTACCAATCGTACGTTTGTATGTACGGCCTGAAGCGATTGGATATCGATGACCGCGAAGGCATCGACTGGACTGTCGCCGAACAGCTCAATCGCGAGCGGAACATCCTGATGACCGAACTCGAAGAAGAGGGGATCTCGGTGCGCCAGGGTACGCACGCCGTGCATACGCTGGCCTGGTATCGCGAGCGTTATCGGTACGATGATCGTGATTTCCCGATGGCGCTGCTGGCCGACCGGCTCTCGATTACCCTACCGCTTTTTTTCGGAATGACCGAGGAAGAACAGGTGCGTGTAGTCGAGACGGTATGCGATCTATGTACCTGGTAG
- the asnB gene encoding asparagine synthase (glutamine-hydrolyzing): protein MCGIAGLYHLKGLPVPAHCLKPMCDSMAHRGPDGQGYVFFDVRNHPFKDEGYWIERNEDLPDTSSAEQWHALFSEHGRFNLALGHRRLAVIDLTETGRQPMSNRANGIWVVYNGEIYNFRELRRELQACGHHFFSRSDTEVIIHLYEEFGEEAFRRLNGIFAFALWDGRRNRLLLVRDRYGAKPLYYTIKNDLLAFASEVKALLQVDGIKAGLNHAALAEYFTFQNCFGAATLFENIKLLEPGHYLVIENGRIWDNEYFDFDFTESTDADESSLVDRMRELLRDAVHRQLVSDVPVGSYLSGGLDSGSITALASEVIPRMTTFTGGFDVATAVSIENFFDEREKAELMSRRFGTEHYQMVIHAGDLEHALPHVIYHTEDLRVGMSYPHWYLSQLAAKFVKVVLAGPGGDETLGGYPWRYQHLYECESELQFRALSYNYWSRLIRESERLACFTPQTLRRMNGHSPRESFDRVMDASGDLPFERRAFYFDAKTFLHGILVIEDKLSMAHSLESRVPFLDNLLVDFTTHVPTRYLINRTWHEKAAEDINLSGKYLLRKAMSDLLPQEIIENRKQGFSAPDQSWYMQQLVRYIKSTILSEQSLDRGYFQREFIERILSEHINGEANHRLLIWSLLSFEFWNRIFIDGLTPDRPSSHKLNLQRRGEEPPVARNRLKLATSYSGIEDEYVVQDQFQNDPNE, encoded by the coding sequence ATGTGTGGAATAGCCGGACTATATCATTTAAAGGGATTGCCGGTCCCCGCACATTGTCTCAAGCCGATGTGCGACAGTATGGCTCATCGCGGGCCGGACGGGCAGGGGTATGTCTTTTTCGATGTACGCAATCATCCGTTCAAAGATGAGGGATACTGGATCGAGCGCAACGAGGATCTTCCGGACACTTCCTCCGCCGAGCAATGGCATGCGCTGTTCAGTGAACATGGTCGATTCAATCTGGCTTTGGGACATCGCCGCCTGGCCGTGATCGACCTGACCGAGACCGGACGGCAACCGATGTCCAACCGAGCCAACGGCATCTGGGTCGTTTACAACGGTGAGATTTATAACTTCCGCGAGTTGCGCCGTGAACTGCAGGCATGCGGACATCATTTCTTCTCTCGTTCCGACACCGAAGTGATTATCCATCTCTACGAAGAATTCGGCGAGGAAGCGTTTCGTCGCCTTAACGGTATTTTTGCTTTCGCCCTCTGGGATGGTCGTCGCAACCGCCTGCTCCTCGTGCGTGATCGCTACGGTGCCAAACCGCTCTATTATACGATCAAGAACGACCTGTTGGCGTTCGCCTCCGAGGTGAAAGCCCTGCTCCAGGTCGACGGAATCAAAGCCGGTCTCAATCATGCCGCCCTGGCAGAGTATTTCACTTTCCAGAACTGTTTCGGTGCGGCAACGCTTTTTGAAAATATCAAGCTGCTCGAACCGGGACACTATCTCGTGATCGAGAATGGCCGAATCTGGGACAACGAGTATTTTGACTTTGATTTCACCGAAAGCACGGATGCCGATGAAAGCTCGCTTGTCGATCGCATGCGCGAGTTGTTGCGCGATGCCGTGCACCGCCAGCTTGTTTCCGATGTGCCGGTGGGAAGCTATCTTTCGGGCGGTCTCGATTCCGGCAGTATCACCGCTCTCGCTTCTGAAGTTATCCCCCGTATGACCACCTTTACGGGAGGTTTCGATGTCGCTACGGCTGTGAGTATCGAAAACTTCTTCGATGAACGCGAAAAGGCAGAGTTGATGTCCCGCCGGTTCGGCACCGAGCATTACCAGATGGTTATCCATGCCGGTGATCTGGAACATGCCTTGCCGCATGTTATCTATCATACCGAAGATTTGCGGGTCGGTATGTCCTATCCGCATTGGTATTTGTCGCAACTGGCGGCCAAGTTCGTCAAAGTCGTGCTGGCCGGACCGGGCGGCGATGAGACCCTGGGCGGTTATCCCTGGCGTTATCAGCATTTGTATGAATGCGAGAGCGAGCTTCAATTCCGGGCGCTGTCGTACAACTACTGGTCACGATTGATCAGGGAGTCGGAACGACTGGCTTGTTTTACGCCGCAAACGTTGCGGCGAATGAACGGCCACAGCCCGAGGGAGTCGTTCGATCGTGTCATGGATGCTTCGGGTGATCTGCCGTTCGAGCGACGAGCGTTCTATTTCGATGCCAAAACCTTCCTGCACGGCATTCTCGTGATCGAAGACAAGCTCAGCATGGCGCACTCACTCGAATCACGCGTGCCCTTCCTGGACAACCTGCTGGTCGATTTCACCACACACGTTCCGACACGGTATCTTATCAATCGAACCTGGCATGAAAAAGCGGCCGAGGATATCAATCTGTCCGGTAAGTATCTGCTCCGGAAGGCCATGAGCGATTTGCTGCCGCAGGAGATAATCGAGAATCGTAAGCAGGGATTCAGTGCGCCGGATCAATCCTGGTATATGCAGCAACTGGTGCGGTATATCAAAAGTACGATTCTGAGCGAGCAAAGTCTCGACCGCGGTTATTTCCAGCGTGAGTTTATCGAACGGATTCTGAGCGAACATATCAACGGTGAGGCGAATCATCGTCTGTTGATCTGGTCGCTGCTAAGCTTCGAATTTTGGAATCGTATTTTTATCGACGGCCTGACGCCTGATCGGCCGAGTTCCCACAAACTTAATTTGCAGCGCCGGGGTGAAGAACCGCCGGTAGCACGCAACCGCCTGAAACTTGCCACCTCTTACTCCGGGATAGAAGACGAATATGTCGTACAAGACCAGTTCCAAAACGACCCAAATGAATAA
- a CDS encoding PAS domain-containing protein codes for MMEKDYNSMSRSELIAEVERLSAQAAPPLADVDQAMMARCFDLADVILIAIDPHGDISLINERGCEILELPREKAIGMNWFNNFLPKDQVEAVSDIFNKLMSGEVESTVEFVESPLISSKGKIRTILWHNTIIHDESGRPIYSLSSGEDITRRKAADKRLRQTSDLLESWMSNSPTLAFAKDRDGRLTFVNAATAKTFGMEPEEMIGMTEYDLFPDDPDLAEEMRANDLEVVQSRSPLIINEMIKVEEGLKYYVSVKFPLFNEHGEIYSIAGVATDVTELNQAKRSLEEAESRYQAVVEGSLMAIMVVQDGKYIFCNRAGAMMLGFDSPEDMIGYELIESIEPQYHSLVKTRLGRISNGLSNEPMEFDYIRHDGLKVRVESTSMPIMMNQRPAIMIIGRELPAPVVKDRV; via the coding sequence ATGATGGAAAAAGACTACAATTCCATGTCGCGGTCAGAGTTGATCGCCGAGGTTGAACGTTTATCCGCACAAGCGGCACCGCCACTGGCCGATGTAGATCAGGCTATGATGGCCAGGTGTTTCGATCTGGCGGATGTCATTCTGATTGCTATCGATCCGCACGGGGATATCTCGTTGATCAACGAAAGAGGTTGTGAGATACTGGAACTGCCTCGTGAAAAAGCAATTGGTATGAACTGGTTCAATAATTTCCTGCCCAAGGATCAAGTAGAGGCAGTCAGCGATATATTCAATAAGCTCATGTCCGGTGAAGTCGAAAGTACGGTGGAATTTGTAGAATCCCCGCTGATTTCGAGTAAGGGCAAGATCAGAACGATTTTATGGCATAACACCATTATTCATGACGAATCGGGTCGACCGATCTACTCACTCAGTTCCGGAGAAGATATTACCCGGCGTAAGGCTGCCGATAAACGCCTTCGTCAAACTTCGGATTTGCTGGAGTCCTGGATGTCGAACAGTCCCACCCTGGCTTTTGCCAAGGATCGAGACGGCCGTCTGACGTTTGTCAACGCCGCCACCGCCAAGACCTTCGGGATGGAACCGGAAGAGATGATAGGCATGACTGAATATGACCTTTTTCCGGACGATCCCGATCTGGCCGAAGAAATGCGTGCCAATGATCTTGAAGTCGTTCAATCGCGATCTCCACTCATCATCAACGAGATGATAAAGGTAGAGGAAGGATTAAAATACTATGTCTCGGTTAAATTCCCATTATTCAACGAGCATGGTGAAATCTATTCCATAGCCGGAGTGGCCACTGATGTTACTGAGTTGAATCAAGCCAAACGTTCTTTAGAAGAAGCAGAGAGTCGTTACCAGGCGGTAGTCGAAGGCTCTCTGATGGCCATCATGGTAGTTCAGGACGGCAAGTATATTTTCTGTAACCGGGCAGGCGCCATGATGCTTGGCTTCGATTCTCCCGAAGATATGATCGGCTATGAGCTGATTGAATCGATCGAACCTCAATATCACAGTTTGGTCAAAACTCGTCTGGGCAGAATATCCAACGGTCTCTCCAACGAACCGATGGAATTCGATTACATTCGTCATGATGGATTAAAAGTACGGGTAGAATCGACTTCAATGCCGATTATGATGAACCAGCGTCCGGCCATAATGATCATCGGCCGAGAGCTTCCCGCGCCGGTCGTTAAAGACCGGGTTTGA
- a CDS encoding class I SAM-dependent methyltransferase, with amino-acid sequence MQLDEIKKHWETAGKAIGLDDPMPVTSRDPFMGQLERRYILQHLPSNGRVLEIGCGDALHAPLYAARSHEYHGLDVAASLLALAETRLSGSDLNNWTLHCASVLDIDKRFEPGSFDCIISQRCIINLPTWSDQKEALNKICSLLRPGGKFLLSEGFTGELANLNQLRNEMGLPPINVVEYNRFMDRGEFETEVGCQFSVEAFCHYGLYLYLSRVFHPLAVFPDQPQHLSPMNEAAMKLSMQGEVDQYSSLSYNLFYSLKKKT; translated from the coding sequence ATGCAGCTTGACGAGATAAAGAAACATTGGGAAACGGCCGGCAAGGCAATCGGGCTCGATGATCCGATGCCGGTCACGTCGCGTGACCCGTTCATGGGGCAACTCGAACGCCGCTATATTCTTCAGCATTTGCCGTCCAACGGTCGGGTGCTTGAGATAGGCTGCGGCGATGCCCTCCATGCCCCGCTATATGCCGCTCGTTCACATGAGTATCACGGTCTCGATGTGGCCGCCAGTCTGCTGGCGTTGGCCGAGACACGACTCTCCGGGAGTGATCTCAACAACTGGACACTTCATTGCGCCTCGGTCCTCGATATAGACAAACGATTCGAGCCGGGGTCGTTTGACTGTATCATTTCTCAACGCTGTATTATCAATTTGCCGACCTGGTCCGATCAGAAAGAGGCTCTCAACAAAATCTGTAGCCTGCTCCGACCGGGAGGAAAATTCCTGTTGTCGGAGGGATTCACCGGCGAGTTGGCCAATCTCAATCAGTTGCGCAACGAGATGGGGCTGCCGCCGATCAACGTGGTGGAGTACAACCGCTTCATGGACCGGGGAGAGTTCGAGACTGAAGTCGGTTGTCAATTCAGCGTTGAGGCTTTTTGCCATTATGGGCTCTATCTTTATCTCTCCAGAGTTTTTCATCCTTTGGCGGTATTTCCGGACCAGCCGCAACATCTGTCGCCGATGAACGAGGCTGCCATGAAACTGTCTATGCAGGGGGAAGTCGATCAGTACAGCTCCCTGAGCTACAATCTTTTCTATTCTTTGAAGAAAAAGACCTGA
- a CDS encoding tetratricopeptide repeat protein produces MTESKVDPKNEKTCLTAERIRTAEELFNNGRIESARDKFLDILKEQPNCKEALNNLGVIDFQESRLDMAAQWFVRSLKIDPFYVIALLNYADLLQISNHLPEAIQLLEMAVARHPDDDTIRQRLAECRSRLNQPAPSPAPTKPISLKRPAEDPLAGKRVLHAPFEVAGNIGRITTHLRNRGVKATGANYYDNWLDYQCDINLKVNSLKPKQRDEVIDDFAREAISQYDIFHFHFAHSLKRDLSDLPLLKEKGKKILFNFWGSDSRGNEWILYQQARYLGHRPPRPYALTRDLYRSHKKINLYADVLFGLDNIPRGIWMRGHADTQAWPVEERDRIRARNLYERKKDVTYFVHAPSSNWKKGSSLILKALKECQEDGLPIEVIYVAKVPPARAREMYAYADYAIDQVGVGTYGLFGIEMMAWKIPVLVWHNAMYDRIRNNPPVIHITKENFKQQVERCIEMKRTGEMEQLGEQARKFVIENEDLQMGLDVYMQCYRDLLSGKAVPQLFNPAWYRQERQMEEGFKSEFYRYMIEQNVFEDLRLEVPDYDRELYL; encoded by the coding sequence TTGACTGAGTCCAAAGTTGACCCAAAAAACGAAAAAACATGCCTGACCGCCGAGCGGATCAGGACCGCTGAAGAGCTCTTCAACAACGGCCGGATTGAATCGGCCCGCGATAAATTCCTCGATATATTAAAAGAACAACCGAACTGCAAAGAGGCGCTCAATAACCTGGGTGTGATCGACTTCCAGGAGAGCCGCCTCGATATGGCCGCCCAATGGTTCGTGCGTTCGCTCAAGATCGACCCGTTCTACGTGATAGCGCTGCTTAACTACGCCGACCTGCTGCAGATATCCAACCATCTTCCCGAGGCAATCCAACTGCTCGAGATGGCCGTTGCGCGCCATCCCGACGACGACACGATCCGGCAGCGTCTGGCGGAATGTCGCAGTCGCCTCAACCAACCGGCTCCTTCGCCCGCCCCCACGAAACCGATCTCGCTCAAACGCCCGGCCGAGGATCCGTTGGCGGGCAAGCGCGTTCTGCATGCGCCGTTCGAGGTCGCCGGAAACATCGGTCGTATTACGACGCATTTGCGTAATCGGGGCGTCAAAGCCACCGGGGCCAACTACTACGACAACTGGCTCGACTATCAATGCGATATAAATCTCAAGGTCAACTCGCTCAAGCCGAAGCAGCGGGATGAGGTGATCGATGATTTCGCCCGTGAGGCGATCAGCCAATATGATATCTTCCACTTCCATTTTGCCCATTCGCTCAAACGCGACCTCAGCGATTTGCCGTTGCTCAAGGAAAAAGGCAAAAAAATCCTGTTCAACTTCTGGGGGAGCGACAGTCGCGGCAACGAATGGATTCTTTATCAGCAAGCCCGCTATCTCGGACATCGCCCGCCTCGACCCTACGCTCTTACTCGCGATCTCTACCGCAGCCACAAGAAGATCAATCTCTACGCCGATGTGCTTTTCGGTCTCGACAACATCCCGCGCGGCATCTGGATGCGCGGGCATGCCGATACCCAGGCCTGGCCGGTGGAGGAGCGCGACCGGATTCGCGCCCGTAATCTTTACGAGCGCAAAAAGGATGTTACCTATTTCGTTCATGCTCCCTCATCGAACTGGAAAAAGGGTTCTTCTTTGATCCTCAAGGCGCTCAAGGAATGTCAGGAAGACGGCCTTCCGATCGAGGTGATCTACGTTGCCAAAGTCCCACCGGCGCGCGCCCGAGAAATGTATGCCTATGCCGATTATGCCATTGATCAGGTGGGAGTCGGCACCTACGGCCTGTTCGGGATTGAAATGATGGCCTGGAAAATCCCGGTGCTGGTCTGGCACAACGCCATGTACGACCGGATTCGTAATAATCCACCGGTGATCCATATAACGAAGGAGAATTTCAAGCAACAAGTTGAACGTTGTATCGAGATGAAACGGACCGGCGAGATGGAGCAGCTTGGCGAGCAGGCACGGAAGTTCGTGATTGAAAACGAGGACCTTCAGATGGGCCTCGATGTCTACATGCAATGCTACCGCGACCTGCTTTCAGGCAAAGCGGTGCCGCAGTTGTTCAATCCGGCCTGGTACCGGCAGGAGCGGCAGATGGAGGAGGGCTTCAAGTCGGAGTTTTATCGTTACATGATCGAGCAAAACGTGTTCGAGGATCTCCGACTCGAGGTTCCGGACTACGACCGCGAACTTTACCTCTAG
- a CDS encoding C69 family dipeptidase produces the protein MDNRSVINLVTLFLVLFAAGSASATGCFSVIVGKDASANGCVMVGHTEDISPAQPIAMVKISDEIPYVDKIISETLLYPPASQRKRMATLVSGEEFCDCILNDFGVTVASDQCPSVEDKPELVNGGIGRGLRHIVTARAVSAREGVHIAGAVVEKVGYNSNGRTYIICDPDEGWVFCPIGGKHWLAHRVADDEVAVVANSFTVREIDLDDTLQFLASEGLIEYAVERGWYDQENDGAFDFSKTFADSAVAAGSFNVCRQWRGLDLLSTDRIKADWGNLPFSVKPGRKIGVSDITTVLQDHYENTQLYIVPSDSSSPHTNRFMTICSGISQMSFVAELRTDRPKDIGFVFWLCLGQPCTSFYIPFYFGIGEIPEPYLIPADDSTSNLADRKESIPSSFGENEAFATFSEYCGYVDSNYTTAAPQAKRVLETYYDRMLPEKEAVELQATKSYRSDSLQVNEELREFTLRQIGLAFDLLHRVMAH, from the coding sequence ATGGATAATCGTAGTGTTATCAATCTCGTCACTTTGTTTTTAGTTCTGTTTGCCGCCGGTTCTGCATCGGCAACCGGTTGTTTCAGCGTGATAGTCGGAAAAGATGCCTCAGCCAACGGCTGTGTTATGGTTGGGCATACGGAAGATATTTCTCCCGCTCAACCCATCGCTATGGTCAAGATTTCCGATGAAATTCCTTATGTCGACAAAATCATATCCGAGACACTCCTATACCCACCTGCATCACAAAGAAAGCGCATGGCAACTCTTGTTTCCGGGGAAGAATTCTGTGACTGTATCCTGAACGATTTCGGGGTAACGGTTGCATCCGACCAATGTCCTTCGGTTGAGGACAAGCCTGAACTGGTTAACGGGGGAATTGGCCGGGGGCTCAGACATATCGTAACGGCTCGAGCCGTATCCGCTCGCGAGGGAGTTCACATCGCGGGGGCGGTTGTCGAAAAGGTCGGTTACAACAGTAACGGAAGGACGTATATCATTTGCGATCCCGACGAGGGATGGGTCTTCTGCCCGATCGGCGGCAAGCACTGGCTGGCTCACCGGGTTGCCGACGACGAAGTGGCCGTGGTCGCCAACTCATTTACTGTACGAGAGATTGACCTTGACGACACTTTGCAATTTTTGGCTTCGGAGGGATTGATAGAATATGCCGTCGAGAGGGGCTGGTACGATCAAGAAAACGATGGTGCGTTCGACTTTTCGAAAACTTTCGCCGATTCCGCCGTCGCCGCGGGCAGCTTCAATGTCTGTCGGCAATGGCGTGGTCTGGACCTGCTCAGCACCGATCGGATAAAAGCCGATTGGGGTAATTTGCCGTTCTCGGTAAAGCCCGGCAGAAAAATTGGGGTGTCTGATATCACAACGGTGCTGCAGGACCATTATGAGAATACCCAGTTGTATATTGTTCCTTCGGATTCCTCGAGTCCTCACACCAACCGTTTCATGACAATATGCAGCGGAATTTCTCAAATGAGCTTCGTAGCCGAATTACGAACGGACCGACCGAAAGATATCGGTTTTGTCTTCTGGTTGTGCCTGGGCCAACCCTGTACGTCGTTTTATATCCCGTTTTACTTCGGGATTGGTGAAATCCCGGAGCCTTATCTCATACCTGCCGATGATTCCACCTCAAATCTCGCAGACAGGAAGGAATCAATCCCGTCATCATTTGGAGAAAACGAGGCCTTCGCAACCTTTTCCGAGTATTGTGGGTACGTTGACTCGAACTACACAACTGCGGCTCCTCAAGCGAAGCGAGTTTTGGAGACCTATTACGACAGAATGCTGCCGGAAAAAGAAGCGGTGGAGCTACAGGCAACGAAGAGTTATCGAAGTGATTCCCTGCAAGTGAACGAAGAACTTCGAGAATTCACACTCCGGCAAATCGGACTCGCCTTTGACCTGCTTCACCGGGTGATGGCTCACTGA